In Paeniglutamicibacter kerguelensis, one genomic interval encodes:
- the argE gene encoding acetylornithine deacetylase yields MAEITKLIGFDTTSRDSNLPLIEYVVERLEAVGVDPTLVHNNEGNKANLLATIPAADGTRTGGIVLSGHTDVVPVDGQVWSSDPFIPEIRDGKLYARGTCDMKTFVAVILAKLESIAAAKLNEPIHLAFSYDEEVGCLGAVDLVAAITEAGLNPRGCIVGEPTSMRVVRGHKSVNVIRVDFHGVAAHSSLTTQGVNAISAAAEFTRVVDSMAQGFKQDGPFDEAFIVPYTTTTVNKIDGGIAVNTIPAECTLHFEFRSIAADDPTELIERFRAEAMRIEESMREQSRDVRVEFTVLAQTPGLDTPEDAGVVALAAELGGIPSPDKATYGTEAGLFFNAGIPTVVCGPGDIAQAHAPDEFIELDQIAACEAYIENLLAKLSA; encoded by the coding sequence ATGGCTGAAATTACGAAGCTGATCGGTTTTGATACCACAAGCCGGGACAGCAACCTTCCCCTGATCGAGTACGTCGTGGAACGCCTTGAGGCCGTGGGCGTCGACCCGACACTGGTGCACAACAACGAGGGCAACAAGGCCAACCTGCTGGCCACCATTCCGGCCGCAGACGGCACCCGAACCGGCGGCATCGTGCTCTCGGGCCATACCGACGTTGTTCCCGTCGACGGGCAGGTCTGGAGCAGCGACCCGTTCATCCCCGAGATCCGCGACGGCAAGCTTTACGCCCGCGGCACCTGCGACATGAAGACCTTCGTGGCTGTCATCCTTGCCAAGCTCGAGTCGATCGCAGCGGCAAAACTGAACGAACCGATCCACCTGGCTTTCTCCTACGACGAGGAAGTCGGCTGCCTCGGCGCCGTGGACCTGGTCGCCGCCATCACCGAAGCCGGCTTGAACCCGCGCGGCTGCATCGTGGGGGAGCCCACCAGCATGCGTGTGGTCCGAGGCCACAAGTCCGTCAACGTCATCCGAGTGGATTTCCACGGCGTCGCTGCCCACTCCTCGCTGACCACCCAGGGCGTCAACGCCATTTCGGCTGCGGCGGAATTCACCCGCGTCGTGGACTCGATGGCGCAGGGCTTCAAGCAGGACGGCCCGTTCGATGAGGCCTTCATCGTCCCTTACACCACCACCACGGTGAACAAGATCGACGGCGGCATCGCCGTGAACACCATTCCGGCCGAATGCACCTTGCACTTCGAGTTCCGTTCGATCGCCGCCGATGACCCGACCGAACTCATCGAGCGCTTCCGGGCGGAAGCGATGCGCATCGAGGAATCCATGCGGGAGCAGAGCAGGGATGTCCGCGTCGAGTTCACCGTGCTGGCACAGACCCCGGGCCTGGACACGCCCGAAGACGCCGGAGTCGTCGCACTGGCCGCCGAACTGGGCGGCATCCCCAGCCCCGACAAGGCCACCTACGGCACCGAGGCCGGTCTGTTCTTCAACGCGGGCATCCCCACCGTCGTTTGCGGCCCCGGCGACATCGCCCAGGCCCACGCCCCGGACGAGTTCATCGAACTTGACCAGATCGCCGCATGCGAGGCGTACATCGAGAACC
- a CDS encoding AfsR/SARP family transcriptional regulator: protein MLNAQQLGGPKSRQILEILLMHLGTPVSKGKLVDLLWDGAAPAAAVSTLESYVSVLRRCLQPGQGKSGVLKTTTGGYLLEQEMIDLDLARFSELLARAEHSGAKQAYALLQEALHMANEPLLGNELLPEWAENERRMHAARVAAAGVHAAEAALELGLASEAVRWAQRVLDGDALNEPAWTCMILGLEQGRNPVQGLQAFERCRRVMDREMGCQPGPVLQSAQARMLLDTSAENDDFGQVIRALLAIQGSLMGKSQLARPSEAHSAAELEFTVQEAGTIVAGYVQRALVQVVA from the coding sequence GTGTTGAACGCCCAGCAACTGGGAGGACCGAAATCTCGGCAGATCCTGGAAATCCTGCTCATGCACTTGGGTACTCCGGTTTCCAAGGGCAAGCTTGTCGACCTGTTGTGGGACGGGGCGGCTCCGGCAGCGGCCGTGTCGACCCTGGAGTCATATGTCTCGGTGCTTCGCCGCTGTCTGCAGCCCGGCCAAGGAAAGAGCGGCGTGCTGAAGACCACGACAGGTGGCTACCTGTTGGAACAAGAAATGATCGACCTCGATCTCGCACGCTTTAGCGAACTGCTTGCCCGCGCCGAACATTCCGGGGCGAAGCAGGCGTATGCCCTCTTGCAAGAGGCGCTCCACATGGCGAACGAACCGCTACTGGGCAACGAACTGCTACCCGAATGGGCCGAAAACGAACGGCGCATGCACGCGGCACGGGTTGCTGCCGCCGGAGTACATGCTGCGGAGGCGGCCCTGGAGCTGGGACTGGCATCCGAAGCGGTCCGTTGGGCTCAACGCGTATTGGACGGCGATGCGCTGAACGAACCTGCGTGGACGTGCATGATCCTGGGCTTGGAACAAGGCCGGAATCCGGTGCAGGGATTACAGGCATTTGAACGATGCCGCCGGGTCATGGACCGGGAAATGGGCTGCCAGCCGGGGCCGGTCCTGCAAAGTGCACAGGCACGCATGTTGCTCGACACCTCGGCGGAAAACGACGATTTTGGCCAAGTCATCCGGGCCTTGTTGGCCATCCAGGGCTCGCTCATGGGCAAGAGCCAGCTGGCACGTCCCAGCGAGGCTCATTCTGCGGCAGAACTGGAGTTCACCGTTCAAGAAGCCGGGACGATCGTCGCGGGGTATGTGCAACGCGCCTTGGTTCAGGTCGTGGCCTGA